In the genome of Nomascus leucogenys isolate Asia chromosome 12, Asia_NLE_v1, whole genome shotgun sequence, the window tgggtgacagagtgagaccttatcacaaaaaaaataaaaaatagattaaaagctTAATGTTCTTATAAATATGTAAGCAATTATTTAAAGGGCGGTTAGATTAACAATACTCTTTAGATAAGATATGAGGGGTATGGGATTCTCCTGCATAAACATGAACAAAAATCTTAGTAATCCTAACTAAAGGAGCAATTGTTTCTGCTCACATTACAGTTTCTTCCTCCATGTTACTTACCGATATTGAAAGACTGCATGCTGCTTTGAACAAGACGGGTGATCGATTGGAATGTCTGCAATGCGGCGGTGTCGACCCAGTAGGTACGCACTCTGTCGATGTATGTACATGACTGGAAGCACCTCATCATTTTTAAATGGGTAGAGACGCCACCGTTTTTTGGGGATACGTGCTTCTGGGGGCTCACTATATTTAATGACTACACCCCGGAAAGTGTTAGTGTCCTCAAGAAGTGCCCCAGAAAGTTCAAAGCTTGGTTTTTCTTTAGGGggcacctctttttctttgttgttgccACCAGGCCGAGGAACCAACTCCTGAGactcactgccaccaccaccaacatCATTCCTCTGGCGATGCTCCCGTCGCCTGGCATTATAAAATTCCCGCTCTTCTTCCTGAGCCTGCAGGTTCTGAGTGTCTCGATCCCGTCCCTGACCCTGCCCACTCCCAGGCCTCTCATTACACATTCTCCTTTGGTGGGAATGGCCCCGGTGTCTGTCCCGGTCACTGTTCCTAGCTCTCCTGTGTTCCTGTTCCGATGGTTCCCTGTGCTGCCGATCCTCCCGTCCTCTCCGGGGATGATCCTCACGCTCCTGAAATTCAAACAGATTCCGCAATTTAAACGCGATGCCCAATCTAAAGGCAGCCCAAATCTTGTTCTTTTTGAACGAAGTGCATTCAAAAAGTCTT includes:
- the SNIP1 gene encoding smad nuclear-interacting protein 1 — its product is MKAVKSERERGSRRRHRDGDVVLPAGVVVKQERLSPEVAPPAHRRPDHSGGSPSPPDSEPARQGHRGNRARGVSRSPPKKKNKSSGRRSKSPRSKRNRSPHHSTVKVKQEREDHPRRGREDRQHREPSEQEHRRARNSDRDRHRGHSHQRRMCNERPGSGQGQGRDRDTQNLQAQEEEREFYNARRREHRQRNDVGGGGSESQELVPRPGGNNKEKEVPPKEKPSFELSGALLEDTNTFRGVVIKYSEPPEARIPKKRWRLYPFKNDEVLPVMYIHRQSAYLLGRHRRIADIPIDHPSCSKQHAVFQYRLVEYTRADGTVGRRVKPYIIDLGSGNGTFLNNKRIEPQRYYELKEKDVLKFGFSSREYVLLHESSDTSEIDRKDDEDEEEEEEVSDS